The genomic region GCATTACCGATGGTCAATCCGAACCCGCGTTCAAAGGGCTCCGCAAAAAACTTGCCGTATGTGCTGGTCAGAGATTCCAGCTCGCACTCCAGCCGCTTTGGCTTCTGGATGCCCTTAAACTTCTGAATCATCAAAACCTCCCACGCCCACCATTATTTGGAGTATAGCGCAACAATCAGCTGCTCCTCCACCGGGATGGCGATCTCCTCTCGGGATGGGATCGATCGGACAGTCCCTTTCATGTTGGTCGCATCAAGCTCCAACCAACTCGGCAACGTTCGCCGCTTCGCCCCTTCGAGAGCCACCTTAATCGCCGCCAGTTCGCGACTCTTAGGCCGCACCTCGATGGTCTCACCCGGGCGAACCCGATAGGACGCTATGTCCGTCTTTCGTCCATTCACAAGGATGTGACCGTGAGTGATCAAGATCCGCGCCTGTGCGCGGGATGCGGCAAATCCCAGGCGATGAACAACGCTGTCCAGTCGTTGTTCTAGAATCCTGATGAGGTTTTCCCCCGTAATCCCTGTCTGTCGCTCGGCCAGACGAAAATATTTCCGGAATTGCGTTTCCAGGACGCCGTAGATTCGGCGCATCTTCTGCTTCTCACGTAGCTGCCTGCAATAGTCTGATACCTTCGTCCGTCGCTGACCATGCATGCCGGGAGCGTAGTTCCGCTTCTCAATCGCGCAGTTGGCAGAGAAGCATCGATCCCCTTTCAGGAACAGCTTCAGCCCTTCTCGCCTGCAAAGCTTACACACGGGATCCCGATATCTAGCCACAAACCCCTCCTCCCAGGGGAGTGGTGTTGCCCCCCGTCACACTGACGCTTCGGCGAATCGCGCTCTTAACGTACCTTCTTGGAACGACCGGGCCATGTATCGACAAGAACCACTGGGTCATACACGTCTCCGCTTGGACGGCCGACAGCCGTTGTGTGGGATCGGCGTCACATCCTTAATCGCCACAATCTCCATACCTGCCGCCTGTAATGCCCGAATGGCTGCCTCTCGACCCGCGCCCGGCCCTTTGACATACACCTTCACTTCTTTCATGCCGTGGCTCATCGCCTTCTGGGCGGCACTATCTGCGGCTCTCTGCGCGGCAAATGGGGTACTCTTCCGGGAACCTTTGAACCCCACAGAGCCAGCACTGGCCCATGCGACAACGTTGCCTGTCACATCTGTAATGGTAACAATAGTATTGTTGAACGTCGCCTGGACGCAGGCGATCCCGTGAGCGATATTCTTGATCTCTTTTCTGCCGCCCGCACGTCCCGCAGGACGCCTCGGTTTTACCTCCTCCGCCATTCTTCCTCCAGTAGCTGAGCTGTCAGCTCAGCGCTACGTTTTCTTACCCTTCGCACCGACCGTCCGGCGAGGCCCCTTGCGCGTCCTGGCATTAGTGCTAGTTCGCTGGCCACGAACCGGGAGGCCCCGGCGATGTCTGAGGCCGCGGTAGGCGCCTATATCCATGAGCCGCTTGATGTTCATAGAGATCTCACGTCTGAGATCCCCTTCAACTCTGTAGTTCCCCTCAATGGTTCGCCGCAGCTTCGTGACCTCCTCTTCAGTGAGGTCCTTCACGCGGACATCCGGGCTGACCCCGGAGTCCCGTAAGATCTTGTGCGAAGCAGGGCGGCCGATACCGTAGATATACGTCAGCGCCACCTCAAGACGTTTTTCTCTCGGAAGATCTACACCGGCGATGCGTGCCATAGTTTCCTCAAAGAACAGCGTTCAGCTGTCAACCGCCAGCCAATAGCTGTCCGGTGAACCGACTATCCTTGTCGTTGTTTGTGCCGAGGATTTTCGCAGACGATCCGCAGCACCCGTTTCCGTCGAACAACCTTACACTTCTCGCACATCGGCTTGACTGACGCCCGAACCTTCATGACAACCCCCGCGCCACAGAATCGCTCATCGTCCTTCCGCCCTTCACCTTGATGCCTA from Candidatus Methylomirabilota bacterium harbors:
- the rpsD gene encoding 30S ribosomal protein S4; amino-acid sequence: MARYRDPVCKLCRREGLKLFLKGDRCFSANCAIEKRNYAPGMHGQRRTKVSDYCRQLREKQKMRRIYGVLETQFRKYFRLAERQTGITGENLIRILEQRLDSVVHRLGFAASRAQARILITHGHILVNGRKTDIASYRVRPGETIEVRPKSRELAAIKVALEGAKRRTLPSWLELDATNMKGTVRSIPSREEIAIPVEEQLIVALYSK
- the rpsK gene encoding 30S ribosomal protein S11 — protein: MAEEVKPRRPAGRAGGRKEIKNIAHGIACVQATFNNTIVTITDVTGNVVAWASAGSVGFKGSRKSTPFAAQRAADSAAQKAMSHGMKEVKVYVKGPGAGREAAIRALQAAGMEIVAIKDVTPIPHNGCRPSKRRRV
- the rpsM gene encoding 30S ribosomal protein S13, with protein sequence MARIAGVDLPREKRLEVALTYIYGIGRPASHKILRDSGVSPDVRVKDLTEEEVTKLRRTIEGNYRVEGDLRREISMNIKRLMDIGAYRGLRHRRGLPVRGQRTSTNARTRKGPRRTVGAKGKKT
- the rpmJ gene encoding 50S ribosomal protein L36, whose amino-acid sequence is MKVRASVKPMCEKCKVVRRKRVLRIVCENPRHKQRQG